In the genome of Flexistipes sinusarabici DSM 4947, one region contains:
- a CDS encoding adenylosuccinate synthase yields MSTTLILGAQWGDEGKGKVVDLYTEQADVVVRFSGGHNAGHTVVIKGEKYILHLVPSGIMHKGKQNIIGNGVVVDPEALIQEIDDLKKRGINFDNRLFLSKRAHLIMPYHKLFDKHSEAKKGIQKIGTTGRGIGPTYADKMNRVGIRVCDLYDDEVLREKIFQNVSEVNEIATKIYGLESLDAQKIYDDFKGYAKILEPYVSETSYLINELSAENKKIMLEGAQGTLLDVDHGTYPFVTSSNPTAGGAFTGTGLSPLHLTNVVGVMKAYTTRVGSGPFPTELHGEEGESLREAGGEYGATTGRPRRCGWLDLVAMRYSKLLSGIRYIALTKLDVLSGMDEIRVCTGYEYEGKVYETFPPEIKILEQCKPVYKTFKGWKEDITKVKTYNDLPENAKAYVEYIKDYLDIRYALISVGTDREETILINEIF; encoded by the coding sequence ATGAGTACTACGTTAATTTTAGGAGCACAATGGGGTGACGAAGGAAAGGGAAAGGTCGTAGACCTTTATACCGAACAAGCGGATGTGGTGGTTAGATTCTCAGGCGGTCATAATGCCGGACATACTGTTGTTATAAAAGGGGAAAAATACATTCTGCATCTTGTTCCTTCGGGAATTATGCATAAAGGTAAGCAGAATATTATAGGAAACGGTGTTGTCGTTGATCCTGAAGCTTTAATACAGGAAATAGACGATCTGAAAAAAAGAGGAATAAATTTTGACAACAGGCTTTTCCTCAGTAAAAGAGCTCATCTCATTATGCCTTATCATAAACTGTTCGATAAACATTCTGAAGCCAAAAAGGGAATTCAAAAAATCGGAACGACAGGCAGAGGAATAGGCCCGACTTATGCAGATAAAATGAACAGAGTGGGAATAAGAGTGTGTGATTTATACGATGATGAAGTTCTCAGAGAAAAAATCTTCCAGAATGTTTCTGAGGTAAATGAAATTGCAACAAAAATATACGGACTCGAATCTTTGGATGCTCAAAAGATTTATGATGATTTCAAAGGCTATGCAAAAATTCTGGAGCCGTATGTCAGTGAAACAAGTTACCTCATTAACGAACTCTCAGCAGAAAATAAAAAGATTATGCTGGAAGGAGCCCAGGGAACATTACTGGATGTGGATCACGGTACTTATCCTTTTGTAACTTCAAGTAATCCTACTGCAGGAGGCGCTTTTACAGGCACTGGTTTATCTCCTCTTCACCTCACAAACGTAGTTGGTGTGATGAAGGCTTATACCACCCGTGTGGGAAGCGGTCCTTTCCCGACTGAACTTCATGGAGAAGAAGGTGAAAGCCTCAGAGAAGCCGGCGGTGAATACGGAGCTACAACCGGTAGACCAAGAAGATGCGGCTGGCTTGACCTTGTTGCAATGAGGTATTCAAAGCTTCTCAGCGGTATAAGATACATTGCTCTTACCAAGCTTGATGTTTTATCGGGCATGGATGAAATCCGCGTATGCACCGGCTATGAATACGAAGGAAAGGTTTATGAGACCTTCCCTCCTGAAATAAAAATCCTGGAACAGTGCAAGCCGGTCTACAAAACATTCAAAGGGTGGAAGGAAGATATAACAAAGGTTAAAACCTATAACGACCTGCCTGAAAATGCAAAAGCGTACGTTGAATATATTAAGGATTATCTTGACATAAGATACGCTCTGATTTCGGTCGGAACGGACAGAGAAGAAACAATTTTAATCAATGAAATTTTTTAA
- a CDS encoding ATP phosphoribosyltransferase regulatory subunit, whose translation MNTSKSHIPERAKKTNKLIAEIHSTLNSYGYSEIFLPLYEYYEILKHTTWDFRDENIIRFIDRNSGKSMVLRPDFTPQVCRVVSTYMKDYPLPLRLQYKGRVFRNVNMNRGLKSEKYQVGFENFGSSELYGDLELLSIADSTMTNLKIEDYQIVIGDQKFLKLLLEKFDDSDYYLKLLTEKNMDEIKKFLSNKEIPDNITRLLKYLPFAFGKPEILNKIHELSTFNNLLNERVNYLKELFSGFAELGIDTSKLIVDMGETRGLGYYTGINMDIINDKSGSILGGGGRYDSLMSKFGQNMTACGLAYNIEEIMPLYKHDYESEPYDYLLVGKHNFVKAEQLRKEGYKVFWVEEENNIESIKERYKFKNITM comes from the coding sequence ATGAATACTTCAAAAAGCCATATCCCTGAAAGGGCTAAAAAAACCAATAAACTTATTGCGGAGATTCACAGCACGTTGAACAGCTACGGTTATTCTGAAATTTTTCTCCCGCTGTATGAGTATTATGAAATACTGAAACACACCACCTGGGATTTCAGAGACGAAAATATTATAAGATTTATAGACAGAAACTCTGGTAAATCAATGGTCTTAAGACCAGACTTTACTCCTCAGGTATGCAGGGTTGTTTCAACGTACATGAAAGACTACCCTCTTCCGCTGAGGCTTCAGTATAAAGGAAGAGTTTTCAGAAATGTCAATATGAACAGAGGTTTAAAATCTGAAAAGTATCAGGTGGGCTTTGAAAATTTCGGCAGCAGTGAACTTTACGGAGACCTGGAGCTGCTTAGTATAGCCGACAGCACAATGACCAATTTAAAAATCGAGGATTATCAAATTGTTATTGGAGACCAGAAATTTTTAAAGCTGCTGCTGGAAAAATTTGATGACAGCGATTATTATTTGAAACTTCTGACAGAAAAAAACATGGATGAAATAAAAAAATTCCTGAGTAATAAGGAAATTCCGGATAATATTACGCGACTGCTCAAATATCTCCCCTTTGCATTTGGAAAACCGGAAATCCTGAATAAAATACACGAACTGAGCACTTTCAATAACCTGCTGAACGAACGAGTCAATTACCTGAAAGAGCTTTTCTCAGGATTTGCCGAACTGGGTATTGACACATCAAAGCTCATAGTTGATATGGGAGAAACCAGAGGTCTGGGGTATTATACAGGGATAAATATGGACATTATCAATGATAAAAGCGGTTCAATTCTGGGCGGTGGAGGAAGATACGATTCCCTTATGAGTAAATTCGGACAGAATATGACAGCCTGCGGTCTGGCATATAACATTGAAGAGATTATGCCGCTGTATAAACATGATTATGAAAGTGAACCATACGACTACCTGTTGGTGGGTAAACATAATTTTGTAAAAGCGGAGCAGCTCAGAAAAGAAGGTTACAAAGTGTTCTGGGTTGAGGAAGAAAACAATATCGAATCAATAAAAGAGCGCTACAAATTTAAAAACATTACAATGTGA
- a CDS encoding pyridoxal-phosphate-dependent aminotransferase family protein has protein sequence MLKKYLLSPGPTPVPEEVMLEMAKPMIHHRTPQFSKIFSNVREKLKPLFGTKEDVLILAGSGTAAMEASIVNTMSPGDKILVVNAGKFGKRWIDIAQSYGVLVESIELAWGRSVTAAQIEEKLISHPEIKGVFVQASETSTTVYHPVKEIAEIVKLRENTIFVVDGITSVGVYETKMDEWGIDILVTGSQKAFMLPPGLAFIALSEKAWKFVETSKNPRFYLDLKKERKAQNNDTTAYTPAVSLVIGLSKVLELMEKEGLKSIYNRHQVCADATREAAKALGFRLLAQDIPSNAATGIIMPEDFDGQKFVKSMRDDSGITFAGGQDHMKGKIVRISHLGYHDFMDTIIAVSAFEMGVKKAGLDIELGAGVAAAEKIIIDHI, from the coding sequence ATGCTCAAAAAATACCTGCTCTCGCCTGGGCCTACACCTGTTCCTGAAGAGGTAATGCTGGAAATGGCTAAACCGATGATTCATCACCGGACGCCTCAGTTTTCAAAAATTTTCAGCAATGTGAGAGAAAAACTTAAACCCCTTTTCGGGACAAAGGAAGACGTTCTAATTCTGGCAGGCAGCGGTACTGCGGCCATGGAGGCATCAATTGTAAATACCATGAGCCCCGGGGATAAGATACTAGTGGTAAATGCAGGAAAATTCGGTAAAAGATGGATTGATATTGCCCAAAGCTACGGAGTCTTGGTTGAAAGTATAGAGCTTGCCTGGGGCAGGTCTGTAACAGCAGCCCAGATAGAGGAAAAACTCATTTCGCATCCGGAGATTAAAGGGGTATTTGTCCAGGCTAGTGAAACTTCAACAACAGTATATCATCCCGTTAAAGAAATAGCAGAGATTGTAAAGCTTAGGGAAAACACAATTTTCGTTGTGGACGGGATAACCTCTGTCGGGGTATACGAAACCAAGATGGACGAATGGGGTATAGATATCCTGGTAACAGGTTCACAGAAAGCGTTTATGCTCCCTCCGGGGCTGGCTTTCATTGCTCTCTCCGAAAAAGCATGGAAGTTTGTGGAAACCTCAAAGAATCCCAGATTCTACCTTGACCTGAAAAAAGAGAGAAAGGCACAAAACAATGACACAACTGCATATACACCGGCTGTAAGCCTGGTAATAGGCCTGAGTAAGGTTCTGGAACTCATGGAAAAAGAAGGTCTGAAAAGCATCTACAACAGACACCAGGTTTGCGCTGATGCAACCAGAGAAGCAGCGAAAGCTCTCGGATTCAGGCTTTTGGCTCAGGATATCCCTTCCAACGCAGCCACCGGAATTATTATGCCGGAAGATTTTGACGGTCAGAAATTTGTCAAATCAATGAGAGATGACAGCGGCATTACATTTGCCGGCGGTCAGGATCACATGAAGGGAAAAATTGTCAGAATCTCTCATCTTGGGTACCACGACTTCATGGATACGATAATAGCTGTAAGCGCCTTTGAAATGGGAGTAAAAAAAGCCGGACTGGATATAGAGCTCGGTGCCGGTGTTGCGGCTGCTGAAAAAATTATCATTGATCACATATAG
- a CDS encoding SHOCT domain-containing protein, giving the protein MIPFGGGFINLIIWVVIIGAVIFLLFNIFRSDRSTEDSDVRPGQRPLEILKRRYASGELSKEEYERMKNELR; this is encoded by the coding sequence ATGATACCTTTCGGAGGCGGATTTATCAATCTTATTATATGGGTGGTAATAATCGGGGCAGTTATTTTTCTGCTTTTTAATATCTTCAGGTCGGATCGCTCAACGGAAGACTCTGATGTAAGACCAGGCCAGAGACCTTTAGAAATTTTGAAACGAAGATATGCTTCGGGAGAGTTGAGTAAAGAAGAGTATGAACGGATGAAAAATGAACTCCGCTGA
- a CDS encoding ATP-binding protein yields MGRYSRHLKIVLLIAIILTITTVILSVSSSLQSLKRYKENLVNFSEFVMRSFESGNRAFMMNEQFSRRTIEQFARDISKQEIIEDIIVYSESGKVVLSVGDRKPSSYQGLVGRHSDNIEMVEMEDSFFLYKRFNPFAGMPMGRMGGRMGGHMMGEGMMRMWNDNNGSSGDYYIGVLLNKKEYSSILQKSIVDVSQVIILGILLVIIFFYSVRIIGEYERKSRKLQLAEKEAEIGKFANVLAHEIKNPLSSMKGLINYSAKKIESPELSEYLFQSLEEIDRLNKIVNDFLSYGRDMVLEFQKLELENLIHHTIELLGYDIKAKGLTVNVEGSSFEIYADKDKLMQAVMNLIINAVQGAPDNSDIYIKLDKKAKKAEIINEVKSKLRVNSEKLFEPFYTEKSKGTGLGLAVAKKILMLHQGKVNVISTDPFVVEMDFSGQNEKDFKNG; encoded by the coding sequence ATGGGCAGATATTCCAGACACTTAAAAATTGTTTTGCTGATTGCCATTATTCTTACCATTACCACTGTGATTCTTAGTGTTTCTTCTTCCTTGCAGTCTTTGAAACGTTATAAAGAAAACCTTGTAAACTTTTCGGAATTTGTGATGAGGTCATTTGAGTCCGGGAATCGGGCATTTATGATGAATGAGCAGTTTTCCAGAAGAACTATTGAGCAGTTTGCCCGGGATATTTCAAAACAAGAAATAATAGAAGATATTATCGTTTACTCAGAATCGGGAAAAGTAGTTTTAAGTGTCGGCGACAGAAAACCTTCCTCCTATCAGGGTTTGGTTGGCAGACATTCAGATAATATTGAAATGGTTGAGATGGAGGATTCGTTTTTTTTGTATAAAAGGTTTAATCCCTTTGCCGGTATGCCTATGGGCCGTATGGGCGGCAGAATGGGCGGGCATATGATGGGCGAAGGCATGATGCGTATGTGGAATGATAATAACGGTTCTTCAGGAGATTATTATATCGGTGTTTTGCTGAACAAAAAGGAGTATTCCTCAATACTTCAAAAGTCGATTGTTGATGTTTCTCAGGTGATTATCCTGGGGATTCTGCTTGTAATTATTTTCTTTTACAGTGTCAGAATTATCGGTGAATATGAACGGAAAAGCAGAAAACTGCAGCTGGCTGAAAAAGAAGCCGAAATCGGTAAATTTGCCAATGTCCTGGCGCATGAAATTAAAAATCCACTGAGCTCCATGAAAGGGCTAATAAATTATTCTGCAAAAAAAATTGAAAGTCCGGAACTTTCCGAATACCTTTTTCAGTCCCTTGAAGAAATAGACAGGCTTAATAAAATAGTGAATGACTTTTTAAGTTACGGAAGGGATATGGTATTAGAGTTTCAAAAACTTGAACTTGAAAACCTTATTCACCATACAATTGAGCTGCTGGGATATGATATAAAAGCCAAAGGTTTGACTGTTAATGTTGAAGGCAGCTCTTTTGAAATTTATGCAGATAAAGACAAGCTTATGCAGGCGGTTATGAATCTTATTATCAACGCGGTTCAGGGTGCCCCTGACAATTCGGATATTTATATAAAACTGGATAAGAAAGCCAAAAAAGCCGAGATTATCAATGAGGTTAAAAGTAAGCTCAGGGTAAATTCTGAAAAACTGTTCGAGCCTTTTTATACGGAAAAATCAAAAGGTACGGGTCTGGGCTTGGCTGTAGCCAAAAAAATATTGATGTTGCATCAAGGGAAAGTTAATGTAATAAGTACCGACCCTTTTGTTGTGGAGATGGATTTTTCAGGACAGAATGAAAAGGATTTTAAAAATGGATAA
- a CDS encoding sigma-54-dependent transcriptional regulator produces the protein MDKKILIVDDEKNHRLMLKIHLAEEGFEILEAENGVEALQLIDENDFDLILLDIKMDIMDGFTFLSHMRQKDLHIPVIVITAFSNVKTAVQAMKLGAVDFISKPVDTDNLLDLVKNNLKASSDESISGADNVLKNYVFEGVYSEEGLGKIIEMLKMVAPTDATVLITGESGTGKELVAKSIHDNSHRKNGPFLAVNCAALNENLIESEMFGHEKGAFTGAVSQKKGKFELADKGTLFLDEVVELPLPTQAKLLRALQEKVFERVGGEKSIRTDVRIVAATNRNIKEMVKEGGFREDLFFRLNVFPINLPPLRERKSEIPLLVKFFIDKYSHSFNKLIRGYTDSYIQKLMKFDFTGNIRELSNLVERSIILCTSDKLDASHLPEPEHSDFSEDSAMDVRGNERNLITKALKQTNGNKTKAAEILGISRRTLHNKIKEYEIEV, from the coding sequence ATGGATAAAAAGATTCTTATTGTAGATGATGAGAAAAATCACAGACTTATGCTCAAAATACATCTGGCAGAAGAGGGGTTTGAAATTTTAGAGGCTGAGAATGGTGTTGAAGCTCTGCAGTTAATAGATGAAAATGATTTTGATCTGATTCTGCTGGATATAAAAATGGATATTATGGACGGGTTCACTTTTCTTTCGCATATGAGACAGAAAGATTTGCATATTCCCGTTATTGTTATAACGGCATTTTCAAATGTCAAAACGGCTGTACAGGCAATGAAACTTGGTGCTGTTGATTTTATATCCAAACCTGTTGATACGGATAATTTACTGGATTTGGTAAAAAACAATCTTAAGGCAAGCTCGGATGAAAGTATATCCGGAGCTGATAATGTTCTTAAAAATTATGTTTTTGAGGGTGTATATTCTGAAGAAGGGCTGGGAAAAATTATCGAAATGCTGAAAATGGTGGCACCTACCGATGCTACGGTTCTTATTACAGGAGAGTCAGGAACTGGCAAGGAATTGGTTGCCAAATCAATTCACGATAATTCCCACAGGAAAAACGGCCCTTTTCTTGCGGTGAACTGTGCTGCACTTAATGAAAATTTAATCGAAAGCGAAATGTTTGGTCATGAAAAAGGGGCATTTACCGGAGCAGTCTCCCAGAAAAAGGGGAAATTCGAACTTGCAGACAAAGGCACTCTGTTTCTGGATGAGGTTGTCGAGCTCCCTTTACCCACACAGGCAAAACTTCTCAGGGCTTTGCAGGAGAAAGTTTTTGAAAGAGTTGGCGGCGAAAAAAGTATAAGAACGGATGTGAGAATTGTTGCCGCAACCAACAGAAACATTAAAGAGATGGTTAAAGAAGGCGGTTTCAGGGAAGATTTGTTCTTTCGTCTTAATGTGTTTCCCATAAATTTGCCGCCTTTAAGGGAGCGAAAATCGGAAATCCCGCTGCTTGTCAAGTTTTTCATAGATAAGTATTCCCATTCGTTTAATAAGCTTATCAGGGGTTATACTGACAGTTATATTCAAAAGCTTATGAAGTTTGATTTTACCGGTAATATCAGGGAATTGTCCAACCTTGTGGAGAGAAGTATTATACTGTGTACTTCTGATAAACTGGATGCATCCCATCTGCCGGAGCCTGAACATTCAGATTTTTCAGAAGACAGTGCAATGGATGTCAGAGGGAATGAAAGAAACTTAATTACAAAGGCACTGAAGCAGACTAACGGAAATAAAACGAAAGCTGCCGAAATACTGGGAATTTCCAGAAGGACACTGCATAATAAAATAAAAGAATACGAGATTGAGGTGTGA
- the argH gene encoding argininosuccinate lyase, translating into MAEKLWGGRFSLSTHKLAEEFNASINFDRKLYRFDIKGSIAHVEMLAKQRIIVEDEARQIKDGLEKIEAEIEEGDFEFRDEDEDIHMAIEKRLHELIGPVAGKLHTARSRNDQVATDFRMYLRERVDEISECLRELMQVIVDKSREKIDVVMPGYTHLQTAQPVLFSQYAMAYFQMFKRDFLRFKDFRERMNECPLGAGALAGTTFDIDRDYTAERLGFDKPTSNSLDSVSDRDFALEFLSAASICGMHLSRISEEMVIFSSAEFAFLDLPDDFCTGSSIMPQKKNPDMPELIRGKTGRLYGNMISLFTTLKGLPLAYNKDMQEDKEPVFDSVETLISSLRIFTEMFAKMKLNEKKMAKAAGGGFSTATDLADYLVRKGMPFREAHNVVGKTVAYALSKNKGLEDLEMEEFRQFSRVIEGDIFEYVVVAKSVDSRKAKGGTAKSSVLQQIKEAEEFLT; encoded by the coding sequence ATGGCTGAAAAGTTATGGGGTGGCAGATTTTCTTTGTCCACGCATAAACTGGCGGAAGAATTCAATGCTTCCATCAACTTTGACAGGAAATTGTATAGATTTGACATAAAAGGTAGCATTGCTCATGTGGAAATGCTGGCAAAACAAAGAATAATTGTCGAAGACGAAGCAAGGCAGATAAAAGATGGGCTTGAAAAGATAGAAGCGGAAATAGAAGAAGGGGATTTCGAGTTCCGCGATGAAGATGAAGACATTCATATGGCTATTGAAAAGAGGCTGCACGAATTGATCGGTCCTGTTGCAGGCAAACTTCATACAGCCCGGAGCAGAAATGATCAGGTTGCTACGGATTTCAGGATGTATTTAAGAGAGAGGGTGGATGAGATCAGTGAATGCTTAAGGGAGCTTATGCAGGTTATTGTAGATAAATCAAGGGAAAAAATAGATGTGGTGATGCCGGGATATACGCATCTGCAGACGGCTCAGCCTGTGCTGTTTTCACAATATGCCATGGCTTATTTTCAAATGTTTAAAAGGGATTTTCTGCGTTTTAAAGATTTTCGCGAAAGAATGAATGAGTGCCCTCTGGGCGCAGGTGCTCTGGCCGGGACAACTTTTGATATCGACCGTGATTACACAGCAGAAAGGTTAGGTTTTGACAAGCCAACCTCAAACAGTCTGGATTCTGTGAGTGACAGGGATTTTGCTCTGGAATTTCTTTCAGCAGCATCAATTTGCGGAATGCATCTGTCCCGAATATCCGAGGAGATGGTAATTTTTTCCAGCGCTGAGTTTGCTTTTCTGGATTTGCCCGATGATTTTTGCACGGGAAGCAGCATTATGCCCCAAAAAAAGAATCCCGATATGCCTGAATTGATAAGAGGTAAAACGGGAAGGCTGTACGGAAATATGATAAGTTTGTTTACAACATTAAAGGGGCTTCCCCTTGCTTATAACAAGGATATGCAGGAGGACAAGGAGCCCGTTTTTGACAGTGTGGAAACGTTAATATCTTCTTTGAGAATCTTTACGGAAATGTTTGCAAAAATGAAGCTGAACGAGAAAAAAATGGCAAAGGCTGCCGGCGGTGGATTTTCAACGGCTACGGATTTGGCTGATTATCTGGTCAGAAAAGGTATGCCTTTCAGAGAAGCTCATAATGTAGTAGGAAAAACAGTAGCATATGCACTTTCCAAAAATAAAGGTCTGGAAGATTTAGAAATGGAAGAATTCAGACAATTTTCACGTGTGATAGAGGGTGATATTTTTGAGTATGTGGTTGTTGCAAAGTCAGTAGACAGCAGGAAAGCTAAAGGGGGGACGGCTAAAAGCTCAGTTTTGCAGCAGATAAAAGAAGCTGAGGAGTTTTTAACGTGA
- a CDS encoding tetratricopeptide repeat protein — translation MLTILISFIVSGLISVGVYFLSYNYFLAGLVGVLLLLGANFVVGKRFLNKLTALFKTVEKDMKAGRYDKAISRLKDGYKYSKWQIFVKEQINSQIGIIYYMKKDFKTAKEYLEKGFSKNWLGMCMLATMYFKEKNYEKVEKVMEKAVRGAKKEGFVYSVYAYFLTEMGRRDKAIQILQKGSNKAPLDEKLESNLEALKNRKKMKMQNYGAMWMQLNIDKMPQGVKPYQMLLNRQKIKRK, via the coding sequence ATGTTAACAATTTTGATCAGTTTTATTGTTTCAGGGTTAATAAGCGTCGGTGTTTATTTCCTTTCATATAATTACTTTCTTGCTGGTCTTGTTGGTGTACTACTTCTGCTGGGTGCAAATTTTGTTGTGGGTAAACGCTTCCTCAATAAATTAACAGCACTTTTCAAGACTGTTGAAAAGGATATGAAAGCTGGTAGATATGATAAAGCCATATCAAGGCTTAAAGACGGTTATAAATACTCCAAATGGCAGATTTTTGTCAAAGAGCAGATAAACTCGCAGATAGGTATAATTTATTACATGAAGAAGGATTTTAAAACTGCCAAAGAATATCTGGAGAAAGGCTTTTCCAAAAACTGGCTGGGCATGTGTATGCTTGCAACAATGTATTTTAAAGAAAAGAATTATGAGAAAGTGGAAAAGGTTATGGAGAAAGCTGTCAGAGGAGCCAAAAAAGAAGGTTTTGTTTACAGTGTCTATGCATATTTCTTAACGGAGATGGGAAGAAGGGACAAAGCTATACAGATTTTGCAAAAAGGCAGCAACAAAGCCCCTCTGGATGAAAAACTTGAATCCAATCTTGAAGCTCTGAAAAACCGTAAAAAGATGAAAATGCAGAATTATGGTGCTATGTGGATGCAATTGAACATTGACAAAATGCCCCAAGGGGTAAAACCCTATCAGATGCTGTTAAACAGACAGAAAATAAAACGGAAATAG
- the folE2 gene encoding GTP cyclohydrolase FolE2 yields MLKDVQSLNDDRNLSIDKVGIKDILYPIVVKDKNKGKQHTVARIDMFVKLPHSFKGTHMSRFVEILNNYKADIDIRSFGDILDDMMGVLDSEVAGVEVRFPYFIEKKAPVSNLPSIMDYECEYTGYATKSEKDFVTTVKVPVVSVCPCSREISSAGAHNQRSYVKIKVRYNKMVWIEDLVNIAECSASAPIYSLLKREDEKYITETSYANPVFVEDIVRNIAEILLEDDRITWFEVSSDNMESIHNHSAYALISRDKRKN; encoded by the coding sequence ATGCTTAAAGACGTTCAGAGTCTTAATGACGACAGAAATCTTTCCATAGATAAGGTTGGAATTAAAGATATACTTTATCCTATTGTCGTCAAAGATAAAAATAAGGGGAAACAACATACTGTTGCCCGTATAGATATGTTTGTCAAGCTGCCTCACAGCTTTAAAGGCACCCATATGTCCCGTTTTGTGGAAATTCTTAATAACTATAAGGCAGATATAGATATCAGGTCTTTCGGGGATATTTTGGATGACATGATGGGGGTACTGGATTCCGAGGTGGCTGGTGTGGAAGTAAGGTTTCCGTATTTTATCGAAAAGAAGGCTCCGGTATCTAACCTTCCATCCATAATGGATTATGAATGCGAATACACAGGGTATGCAACAAAAAGTGAGAAAGATTTTGTCACAACTGTGAAGGTTCCCGTAGTTTCTGTTTGTCCTTGTTCCAGGGAAATTAGCAGTGCAGGGGCTCATAACCAACGGAGTTATGTGAAAATAAAGGTCAGATACAATAAAATGGTGTGGATTGAGGATCTGGTTAATATTGCAGAATGCAGTGCAAGTGCTCCGATATATTCACTGCTTAAACGTGAAGACGAAAAGTATATAACAGAAACTTCCTACGCAAATCCGGTTTTTGTTGAGGATATAGTAAGGAATATAGCTGAGATACTCCTTGAAGATGATAGAATAACATGGTTTGAAGTATCCAGTGACAATATGGAGAGCATACACAACCATTCGGCATATGCTCTCATTTCAAGAGATAAAAGAAAAAATTAA
- a CDS encoding mechanosensitive ion channel family protein: MNIQMISEYATTYGLKIILAILIFVIGKIVAKWLKRLIAKLTAKGNVDQTLSNFLGDLTYILAMIIVIIIALNNLGVKTTSLIAVLGAATLAIGLSLQSNLANLGSGILLLFNRPFKVGDYVEAAGIGGTIEKVSLFQTEMVTPDNKKIFIPNSSITSSSITNYGAYDTRRLDLTVEIDYQDDVEKTKQILKELAESDSRVLSEPEPQIEVTELGANGIILIFRPWVKSSDYWPLRFSMLAQINEAFKKNGISIPYPQMDVHVKHTEGE, from the coding sequence ATGAACATTCAGATGATTAGTGAATACGCAACAACTTACGGCTTAAAAATCATACTGGCAATACTAATTTTTGTAATCGGAAAAATTGTAGCAAAATGGCTGAAGAGGCTTATAGCTAAATTGACTGCCAAAGGTAATGTGGATCAGACACTTTCCAATTTTCTCGGTGATTTAACCTACATCCTTGCAATGATTATCGTTATAATTATTGCATTAAACAATCTTGGTGTCAAAACCACCTCTCTGATTGCCGTTCTTGGTGCCGCAACTCTTGCCATAGGTTTGTCACTCCAGAGCAATCTTGCCAACCTTGGCTCAGGTATATTGTTGCTTTTCAACAGACCTTTCAAGGTTGGGGATTACGTCGAGGCTGCAGGAATAGGCGGCACAATCGAAAAAGTCAGCCTCTTCCAGACAGAGATGGTGACACCGGACAATAAAAAGATATTTATCCCAAACTCAAGCATAACCAGCTCCAGCATAACAAATTACGGAGCTTACGACACCAGAAGGCTGGATTTGACCGTTGAAATAGATTATCAGGACGATGTGGAAAAAACCAAGCAGATTTTAAAAGAGCTTGCTGAATCCGATTCCAGAGTTTTGAGTGAACCTGAACCACAGATCGAAGTAACCGAGCTCGGTGCCAACGGTATCATATTAATATTCAGACCATGGGTGAAATCGAGTGATTACTGGCCGCTAAGATTCAGCATGCTGGCCCAGATTAACGAAGCTTTTAAGAAAAACGGAATTTCCATTCCTTATCCTCAAATGGATGTGCATGTAAAGCATACAGAGGGAGAGTGA
- a CDS encoding twin-arginine translocase TatA/TatE family subunit: MFGLGMTEVILILVLALIVVGPKKLPEVAKALGKGFAEFKKVMNDFKDAVNIDDIDESSSSSSRSKNKNSDISEVYKNKWQQDILEAEEENSDQKSINNDDEGEENGTTKKSEESDEDAKRESRET, from the coding sequence ATGTTTGGTTTGGGTATGACAGAAGTAATTTTAATACTGGTTTTGGCATTGATAGTGGTGGGTCCGAAAAAACTGCCGGAAGTTGCTAAAGCACTCGGAAAAGGTTTTGCTGAGTTTAAAAAAGTGATGAACGACTTTAAGGATGCAGTGAATATAGATGATATTGACGAATCATCCTCTTCATCTTCCCGTTCGAAAAATAAAAATAGTGATATTTCAGAGGTTTATAAAAACAAATGGCAGCAGGATATACTGGAGGCCGAAGAAGAAAACAGCGATCAAAAAAGTATAAATAACGATGACGAAGGCGAGGAAAACGGAACTACGAAAAAATCTGAAGAATCCGATGAAGATGCAAAACGTGAAAGCAGGGAAACCTAA